A genome region from Natranaeroarchaeum sulfidigenes includes the following:
- a CDS encoding DUF6684 family protein — MSREIFDRDTLLDLTVNFIPLGILALFIALYVVFNPWGWDPLFSTLQFGLITITFVLLAVLTYLSGKAIEGDERRFGGGEH; from the coding sequence ATGTCACGAGAGATTTTCGATCGGGACACGCTCCTCGATCTTACGGTCAATTTCATCCCACTCGGGATTCTGGCACTGTTTATCGCGCTGTACGTAGTGTTTAACCCGTGGGGCTGGGATCCCCTCTTTAGCACGCTCCAGTTCGGTCTCATTACGATCACGTTCGTGTTACTCGCCGTTCTCACCTATCTCTCGGGGAAAGCGATCGAAGGAGACGAACGACGCTTCGGCGGCGGCGAACACTGA
- a CDS encoding PHP domain-containing protein, whose amino-acid sequence MLSVELHTHSELSHDGRDPVDLLLEQGAAVGLDAIAVTDHDEIDASLEAVRKAPEYGLVGIPGIEITSRAGHVLGLGIEEAIPPGLSFSETLDRIHELGGIAIVPHPYQESRSGVMANITPEALAAADAIEVYNSRLLTGRGNRQARTFATEYDKPMTAGSDAHISEMVGQAITLIDADDRSADAILDAVAAGRTEIAGKRTPWRISFRQAAGGAKRRVKSRLRELF is encoded by the coding sequence GTGCTGTCGGTCGAGCTACACACCCATTCGGAGCTGTCCCACGACGGTCGCGACCCGGTCGATCTGCTGCTCGAACAGGGAGCGGCCGTCGGGCTGGACGCGATCGCCGTCACCGATCACGACGAGATAGACGCCAGTCTGGAGGCTGTCCGCAAGGCGCCCGAGTACGGGCTGGTTGGTATTCCGGGCATCGAGATCACCAGCCGAGCGGGCCACGTCCTGGGACTCGGAATCGAAGAGGCCATCCCGCCCGGCCTCTCCTTCAGCGAGACGCTCGACCGGATTCACGAACTGGGCGGGATCGCGATCGTTCCGCATCCCTATCAGGAGTCACGCAGCGGCGTGATGGCCAACATCACGCCCGAGGCGCTCGCCGCGGCTGACGCGATCGAGGTGTACAACTCCCGCCTGCTCACGGGGCGTGGGAATCGACAGGCCCGTACCTTCGCCACGGAGTACGACAAACCGATGACAGCGGGCAGTGACGCCCACATCAGCGAGATGGTCGGACAGGCAATCACATTGATCGACGCTGACGACCGATCAGCTGATGCGATCCTCGACGCCGTCGCGGCAGGCCGAACGGAAATCGCCGGAAAACGCACCCCGTGGCGCATCAGCTTCCGACAGGCTGCAGGCGGAGCGAAGCGGCGCGTCAAGAGCCGACTCCGGGAGCTGTTCTGA
- a CDS encoding DUF420 domain-containing protein, with product MSTATPARPIKGRVTELTVVLTAIGYFLVAGTFEGWFPYPNITESGVDLLGHAIAVVNTLATICLVAGWYWIRKGAVDKHRKAMGSAFGLILVFLVMYLPKVGGGGQKAIADAAPDLVALGYFIMLAIHIVLSALAMPVVVYALLLGLSHTPSELRETRHAQIGRIAAASWILSLVLGVATYVILNHTYGNTFEPAFVLLF from the coding sequence ATGTCAACAGCCACACCTGCCCGCCCGATCAAAGGCCGGGTGACCGAGTTGACGGTGGTTCTGACTGCTATCGGGTACTTTCTGGTAGCTGGGACCTTCGAGGGCTGGTTCCCGTATCCGAACATCACCGAATCCGGCGTCGATCTGCTGGGACACGCCATCGCAGTAGTGAACACGTTGGCGACGATCTGTCTGGTCGCCGGGTGGTACTGGATCCGCAAGGGAGCGGTCGATAAACACCGGAAGGCGATGGGCTCTGCCTTTGGCCTGATCCTCGTCTTCCTCGTGATGTATCTCCCGAAGGTCGGCGGCGGCGGCCAGAAAGCCATCGCTGACGCCGCACCGGACCTCGTCGCGCTCGGCTACTTCATCATGCTCGCGATTCACATTGTGCTGTCGGCGCTGGCGATGCCAGTCGTCGTGTACGCGCTCTTGCTCGGCCTCTCACACACGCCGAGCGAACTGCGCGAGACACGCCACGCACAGATCGGCCGGATCGCCGCTGCCTCGTGGATACTGAGCCTCGTTCTCGGCGTTGCAACTTACGTCATTCTCAATCACACTTACGGGAATACGTTCGAGCCAGCGTTCGTACTACTTTTTTGA
- a CDS encoding Zn-ribbon domain-containing OB-fold protein, producing MSDGNGSARDREYDDVIDAIAEGEGYYLECTEGHGSLPPRRLCPECGDDDLRKSPLPDTGSVDTYTETEVPAPAFADDAPYILAIADFGPVRLTGQVPGVDPESISVGDRVTVTTAKSKTTGERLLAFRKR from the coding sequence ATGAGCGACGGTAACGGGAGCGCCCGCGACCGTGAATACGACGACGTCATCGATGCGATTGCGGAGGGGGAAGGCTACTACCTCGAATGCACCGAGGGGCACGGCTCGCTTCCACCGCGCCGGCTCTGTCCGGAGTGTGGCGATGACGATCTTCGGAAGAGTCCATTACCCGATACCGGATCAGTCGACACGTACACGGAGACCGAGGTGCCAGCCCCGGCCTTTGCGGATGATGCACCGTACATCCTCGCGATCGCCGATTTTGGGCCGGTCAGACTGACCGGGCAGGTACCGGGCGTCGATCCCGAGTCGATATCCGTCGGCGATCGCGTTACCGTCACGACCGCGAAAAGCAAGACGACCGGCGAGCGTCTACTCGCCTTCAGGAAGCGATAG
- a CDS encoding asparagine synthase C-terminal domain-containing protein, with translation MQGADPQLVRHAIETSDPLPGTAGFAGPVDGALVRDVLGRYPLFVEDRASMALPDWSADRTDLYEPVSLPAGHVKRDGEEPQQVWSLPDPTPYQHEREAISDLVGAISEGIAATRPDDAESVAIAFSGGVDSSVVAAGFDAPLYVGGFDGSHDLEAASTAAEAMDRELHVVEFTVADVERAVPEVARAIGRPDGMAVQIALPLYLVAEQARADGYEYLAVGQGADELFGGYAKVARAPEDPRVDADTVRGAQREMILTLPDQLERDVLALRAAGVEPVAPLLHDGVVETALKLPADSLVDDRGERKRAFRRAARQFVPDSIAFREKKAVQYGSLVGRELDRLARQAGFKRRMDDHVSEYIRSRIA, from the coding sequence GTGCAGGGTGCCGATCCCCAGCTCGTCCGCCATGCGATCGAGACCAGTGATCCCCTGCCCGGAACCGCGGGCTTTGCCGGCCCCGTCGACGGCGCGCTCGTGCGCGATGTACTCGGCCGCTATCCGCTGTTTGTCGAGGATCGGGCGTCGATGGCTCTCCCCGACTGGTCGGCCGACCGAACTGATCTCTACGAGCCAGTATCTCTCCCTGCGGGACACGTCAAGCGCGACGGCGAGGAGCCACAACAGGTCTGGTCCTTGCCCGATCCCACACCGTACCAGCACGAGCGGGAGGCAATCAGTGACCTCGTCGGAGCCATCAGCGAGGGCATCGCGGCGACACGCCCAGACGACGCGGAGTCTGTCGCAATCGCCTTCTCCGGTGGTGTCGATTCGTCGGTCGTCGCTGCGGGCTTCGATGCCCCGCTGTACGTCGGCGGGTTCGACGGGAGCCACGACCTGGAGGCAGCGAGCACGGCGGCCGAGGCGATGGATCGCGAGCTACACGTCGTCGAGTTCACAGTCGCAGACGTCGAGCGTGCGGTGCCCGAGGTGGCGCGGGCGATCGGTCGCCCGGACGGGATGGCGGTCCAGATCGCGCTCCCGCTGTATCTCGTCGCCGAGCAGGCTCGTGCGGACGGCTACGAGTATCTCGCGGTCGGACAGGGCGCTGACGAACTGTTCGGTGGCTACGCGAAAGTCGCGCGCGCTCCCGAGGATCCGCGGGTTGATGCGGACACTGTCCGGGGCGCACAGCGCGAGATGATTCTCACTCTCCCCGACCAGCTCGAACGGGACGTCCTCGCGCTACGCGCGGCGGGCGTCGAGCCGGTCGCACCCCTGCTCCACGACGGCGTCGTCGAGACGGCCCTCAAACTACCCGCCGACTCGCTTGTCGACGACCGCGGCGAGCGAAAGCGCGCGTTCCGACGTGCTGCCCGCCAGTTCGTCCCCGACAGTATCGCTTTCCGCGAAAAGAAGGCCGTCCAGTACGGCAGCCTCGTGGGCCGTGAACTCGACCGGCTCGCCAGACAGGCCGGGTTCAAACGCCGGATGGACGACCACGTGAGCGAGTACATTCGCTCACGGATTGCATAG
- a CDS encoding thiolase domain-containing protein, translating to MTGPRVAGVGVTAFGRAPERTGRDLFGDAANGAIRDAGIDHDDVEGVYYGNFMGELAEQQGHQGPIMAEAAGVQAPATRYETACASSGAAVRQAVRDVRNGEADVLLVGGAERMTNLGTAGATEALAIAADDLWEVRHGMTFPGAYALMAQAYFETFGGSREDLAHIAVKNHANAIENEHAQYQREITIDDVLDAPMVSSPLGLYDSCPISDGASAAVLVSEAYAEEHDLDAEIAITGTGQGGDRIALHDREHLATSPAADDAAAEAYADAGIDPDRIDLAEVHDCFTIAEVLAIESLGLYEPGEGIGAARRGETTADGTIPVNLSGGLKAKGHPVGATGVGQIADVVKLLRGDHVNSDAVPHATVGVTHNAGGTVASAIVHVLEVAQ from the coding sequence ATGACTGGTCCACGAGTGGCGGGAGTGGGTGTCACTGCATTCGGTCGGGCACCCGAACGGACGGGACGAGACCTTTTCGGCGACGCTGCAAACGGAGCGATCCGCGACGCTGGGATCGATCACGACGACGTCGAGGGAGTCTACTACGGAAACTTCATGGGTGAACTCGCCGAGCAGCAGGGCCATCAGGGGCCGATAATGGCGGAAGCCGCTGGCGTGCAGGCACCGGCAACACGGTACGAAACTGCCTGTGCATCAAGCGGAGCCGCGGTCCGGCAAGCCGTCCGGGACGTTCGGAACGGCGAAGCAGACGTGTTGCTGGTTGGCGGAGCGGAACGGATGACGAACCTCGGAACTGCGGGAGCGACCGAAGCGCTGGCCATCGCGGCCGACGACCTCTGGGAGGTTCGACACGGGATGACCTTCCCCGGCGCATACGCGCTGATGGCGCAGGCTTACTTCGAGACGTTCGGCGGCTCGCGCGAAGATCTGGCCCACATTGCGGTCAAGAACCACGCCAACGCGATCGAAAACGAGCACGCGCAGTACCAGCGTGAGATCACGATCGACGACGTGCTGGACGCACCGATGGTATCCTCGCCGCTCGGTCTCTACGATTCCTGTCCGATCAGCGACGGAGCGAGCGCGGCGGTACTCGTCAGCGAGGCGTACGCCGAGGAACACGACCTCGATGCCGAGATTGCGATCACCGGTACCGGACAGGGTGGTGATCGGATAGCGCTACACGATCGGGAGCACCTTGCAACGTCGCCCGCCGCTGACGACGCCGCCGCAGAAGCCTACGCTGACGCCGGGATCGACCCGGACCGGATCGACCTCGCCGAGGTACACGACTGCTTTACTATCGCAGAGGTACTCGCCATCGAGTCGCTCGGCCTCTACGAACCGGGCGAGGGGATCGGTGCAGCGCGGCGTGGTGAGACCACGGCCGACGGTACAATCCCGGTAAACCTCTCGGGCGGACTGAAGGCGAAAGGACATCCCGTCGGTGCAACCGGCGTCGGCCAGATCGCTGACGTGGTCAAACTCCTGCGTGGCGATCACGTCAACAGCGACGCGGTCCCGCATGCAACTGTCGGCGTCACGCACAACGCGGGTGGTACCGTCGCCAGTGCGATCGTTCACGTCTTGGAGGTAGCCCAATGA
- a CDS encoding DUF7520 family protein, translating to MTDNETTFEGADASADLTGRQAVLILYVILVGIAAFMGVVLSVILAEDLDTVALYGFIEMPPTALGLGLYGAVTVGTLLGIPLLAIRYYGLGNDD from the coding sequence GTGACGGACAACGAAACGACGTTCGAAGGCGCTGACGCCTCCGCGGATCTCACCGGCCGGCAAGCAGTATTGATACTGTATGTTATTCTCGTCGGGATTGCCGCATTCATGGGTGTCGTGCTTTCGGTCATCCTCGCTGAGGATCTGGATACGGTTGCGCTGTATGGCTTCATCGAGATGCCGCCGACCGCGCTCGGATTGGGGCTCTACGGGGCGGTCACGGTCGGTACACTACTCGGCATTCCGCTGCTGGCAATCCGGTATTACGGTCTCGGAAACGACGACTAG
- the meaB gene encoding methylmalonyl Co-A mutase-associated GTPase MeaB, whose amino-acid sequence MSGGESELAEALLDGEYHALARAITTIENREDGYRDLVAALYEHTGNAEVIGITGSPGSGKSTLVDKLALAYRERGERVGIVAVDPSSPYSGGAVLGDRIRMASSVGDMDVFVRSMSARGSLGGLSMATADAVTAFDAFGMDRVIIETVGAGQNEIDVVRAADTVAVLVPPGSGDTVQTLKAGILEIADVFVVNKADLDGADRTVTELREMVGLGNDVNPILDHRGKHGYGTTDTTDVDGASTDGEGDGWTPPIVETVATRGDGVDELIAEFEAHASHLDESGHRAERERTRSAEELRRLLRSDLNGMVEAEIERRGGIEVLVNETVDGGRDPYSLADELLTPIEECLANRRDE is encoded by the coding sequence ATGAGCGGTGGGGAATCAGAGCTGGCCGAGGCGCTTCTGGACGGCGAGTATCACGCGCTCGCCAGGGCGATCACCACGATCGAGAACCGCGAGGACGGGTACAGGGATCTCGTCGCTGCCCTGTACGAACACACTGGAAACGCCGAAGTGATCGGCATTACGGGCAGTCCCGGCTCCGGCAAGTCGACGCTCGTGGACAAACTCGCGCTCGCCTACCGCGAACGCGGCGAGCGGGTTGGCATCGTCGCCGTCGACCCCTCCTCGCCGTACTCCGGTGGAGCGGTCCTCGGCGACCGGATCAGGATGGCCTCCTCGGTCGGCGACATGGACGTCTTCGTCCGCTCGATGAGCGCGCGCGGAAGCCTCGGCGGCCTCTCGATGGCGACCGCGGACGCCGTCACCGCCTTCGACGCCTTCGGGATGGACAGAGTGATCATCGAGACGGTCGGCGCGGGACAGAACGAGATCGACGTCGTCCGGGCGGCCGACACCGTTGCGGTGCTCGTCCCACCAGGGAGCGGTGATACTGTCCAGACGCTCAAGGCTGGGATCCTCGAAATCGCGGACGTATTCGTGGTCAACAAGGCGGATCTGGACGGTGCGGATCGAACCGTCACGGAGCTCCGGGAGATGGTCGGCCTGGGCAACGACGTGAATCCAATTCTCGATCACCGCGGGAAACACGGGTATGGCACGACGGATACCACAGACGTCGACGGGGCCAGCACGGACGGCGAGGGTGATGGCTGGACGCCGCCGATCGTCGAGACTGTCGCGACACGGGGCGACGGCGTCGACGAACTTATAGCGGAGTTCGAGGCTCACGCGAGCCACCTCGACGAGAGCGGCCACAGGGCGGAGCGCGAACGAACGCGCTCGGCCGAGGAGCTTCGGCGTCTCCTGCGAAGCGATCTCAACGGGATGGTCGAAGCGGAGATCGAACGGCGTGGTGGGATCGAGGTGCTGGTCAACGAGACCGTCGACGGCGGGCGAGATCCATACTCGCTTGCGGACGAACTGCTCACGCCGATCGAGGAGTGTCTTGCGAACCGTCGCGACGAGTGA
- a CDS encoding alpha/beta fold hydrolase, protein MKLRTVLAGAVGALGTAAVVNAVLTRRADELPPAIEGEQQTYRWRGMDVAYTERGDPDDPDLLLLHGVSAAGSSHEFAEVVDEFAKDHHVLVPDLPGFGRSDRPPLIYSPTLYEGFVADFINDNTENPTVVGSSLTGAYLAAAAGKEDTEVARLILISPTTETMPGQRTWLRSLLRAPLVGTAINNLVTSKPAIRYFSADHGYYDPNEVTEEQVEYQWQSAHQPGARYAPASFISGYLDPELDLAEQLGELDVPTTLVWGRETETTPLSEGRALAEQSDARLVVVDYARLLPHAEHPETFAQLLREELSLPEGE, encoded by the coding sequence ATGAAGCTCCGAACAGTACTCGCTGGAGCGGTCGGCGCGCTCGGAACTGCGGCAGTGGTAAACGCTGTACTCACTCGACGAGCCGACGAGCTACCGCCAGCGATCGAGGGCGAGCAGCAGACGTACCGCTGGCGGGGGATGGATGTCGCCTATACGGAACGAGGGGATCCGGACGACCCCGACCTCCTCTTGCTCCACGGCGTCAGTGCGGCGGGATCGAGCCACGAGTTCGCCGAGGTGGTCGACGAGTTTGCGAAGGATCATCACGTACTCGTCCCCGATCTGCCCGGATTTGGCAGGTCGGACCGGCCCCCGCTGATCTACTCGCCGACGTTGTACGAGGGCTTTGTTGCAGACTTCATCAACGATAACACCGAGAATCCGACAGTCGTCGGCTCGTCGCTAACGGGAGCGTATCTCGCAGCGGCGGCAGGGAAAGAGGATACCGAGGTCGCACGACTGATCCTGATCTCGCCAACGACCGAGACGATGCCGGGCCAGCGCACCTGGCTTCGGTCGCTGTTGCGTGCACCACTCGTCGGGACGGCGATCAACAACCTCGTGACGAGCAAACCGGCGATCCGGTATTTCAGTGCCGATCACGGCTACTACGATCCGAACGAGGTCACCGAGGAACAGGTCGAGTACCAGTGGCAAAGCGCCCACCAGCCCGGCGCACGGTACGCCCCCGCCTCGTTCATCAGCGGGTATCTCGATCCCGAACTCGACCTCGCCGAGCAACTCGGCGAGCTTGACGTCCCGACCACGCTTGTCTGGGGTCGCGAAACCGAGACGACGCCGCTCTCGGAGGGACGGGCGCTCGCTGAACAGTCGGACGCTCGGCTGGTCGTCGTCGATTACGCCCGATTGCTCCCGCACGCCGAACACCCCGAAACGTTCGCTCAACTGCTCCGCGAGGAGCTATCGCTTCCTGAAGGCGAGTAG
- a CDS encoding cytochrome c oxidase subunit I: MGIFLVAVVAWLTRLDSWRTYSPAGGGGYGDDSATVHSEKPSGVIRWLTTVDHKDIGLLYGAYAVVAFAWGGLSVMVMRLELSYPGTTIISADTYNALLTSHGITMLFLFGTPIIAAFANYLLPLMIGADDMAFPRINAIAFWLLPPAAFLVWAGLIFGPFVDGIAGAQTSWTMYPPLAADSTVAGTPAGDAGALNPGADLMMLGLHLSGISATMGAINFIATIFTERGEDVGWHNLDIFSWTMLTQSGLILFAFPLLGSALLMLLADRNLDTLFFDPAGGGPILWQHLFWFFGHPEVYILVLPPMGIISYVLPRFAGRKLFGFKFVVYSTLAIGVLSFGVWAHHMFASGMDPRLESAFMAVTLSIAIPSAVKVFNWITTLWNGSIRLNTPMLFCLGFVSNFIIGGVTGVFLGAVPVNQVLHETYYVIGHFHYIVMGAIGFAVFAGLYYWFPLYTGRMYQQRLGKWHFWLSMIGTNLTFFAMIFLGYGGMPRRYANYTLTIGPEALFTDLHQLTTIGAIILMIGQIIFVYNFIISWLEGPKVRDGDPWNLDEHGMKTKEWEWFEQNKILPMTDGGEPVNDDGSPPEPRADGGEVSSDEMASADVGDAGSGDDQ; encoded by the coding sequence ATGGGGATTTTCCTCGTGGCCGTCGTCGCCTGGCTGACCCGTCTTGATAGCTGGCGCACGTACTCGCCAGCCGGAGGCGGCGGCTACGGTGACGACTCCGCGACGGTTCATTCAGAAAAGCCAAGTGGCGTGATCAGGTGGTTGACGACTGTCGATCACAAGGATATCGGACTTCTCTACGGTGCGTATGCTGTCGTCGCATTCGCCTGGGGTGGGTTGTCTGTGATGGTGATGCGACTGGAACTCTCCTATCCCGGAACGACGATCATCAGCGCGGACACGTACAACGCCCTGCTGACTTCCCACGGGATTACGATGCTGTTCCTTTTCGGGACGCCGATCATCGCCGCCTTCGCGAACTATCTCCTGCCGTTGATGATCGGTGCGGATGACATGGCGTTCCCGCGGATCAACGCGATCGCGTTCTGGTTGCTCCCACCGGCGGCGTTTCTCGTCTGGGCTGGCCTGATATTCGGCCCGTTCGTCGACGGGATTGCGGGCGCGCAGACATCGTGGACGATGTACCCTCCGCTTGCTGCCGACTCGACCGTCGCCGGAACACCGGCCGGTGACGCGGGCGCGCTCAACCCCGGCGCCGACCTGATGATGCTCGGATTACATCTCTCGGGAATCTCCGCAACGATGGGTGCGATCAACTTCATCGCGACGATCTTCACCGAGCGCGGTGAGGACGTCGGCTGGCACAACCTCGATATCTTCTCGTGGACGATGCTCACCCAGTCCGGGCTGATCCTCTTTGCGTTCCCGCTGCTCGGTAGCGCACTGCTGATGTTGCTGGCCGACCGGAACCTCGATACGCTGTTTTTCGATCCGGCAGGTGGAGGGCCAATCCTCTGGCAACACCTGTTCTGGTTCTTCGGCCATCCCGAAGTGTACATCCTCGTTTTGCCACCGATGGGGATCATTAGCTACGTCCTCCCCCGCTTTGCGGGCCGGAAACTGTTTGGCTTCAAGTTCGTCGTCTACTCGACGCTCGCAATCGGGGTCCTCTCGTTCGGTGTCTGGGCCCACCACATGTTCGCCTCCGGGATGGACCCACGTCTCGAATCGGCGTTCATGGCGGTGACCCTCTCGATCGCGATACCGAGCGCTGTGAAGGTGTTCAACTGGATTACGACGCTATGGAACGGCTCGATCCGGCTGAACACGCCGATGCTGTTCTGTCTCGGATTCGTCTCGAACTTCATTATCGGCGGTGTCACCGGGGTCTTCCTCGGTGCGGTGCCGGTCAATCAGGTGCTCCACGAGACCTACTACGTCATCGGCCACTTCCATTACATCGTGATGGGCGCGATCGGCTTTGCCGTCTTCGCCGGGCTGTACTACTGGTTCCCGCTGTACACCGGGCGGATGTACCAGCAACGCCTCGGTAAGTGGCACTTCTGGCTCTCGATGATCGGGACGAACCTCACGTTCTTTGCGATGATCTTCCTCGGCTACGGTGGCATGCCGCGTCGATACGCCAACTACACCCTGACGATCGGCCCCGAAGCGCTGTTCACCGACCTCCATCAGCTAACCACGATCGGTGCGATCATCCTCATGATCGGCCAGATCATCTTCGTCTACAACTTCATCATCTCGTGGCTCGAAGGCCCGAAGGTCCGCGACGGCGATCCGTGGAATCTGGACGAGCACGGTATGAAGACCAAAGAGTGGGAGTGGTTCGAGCAGAACAAGATCCTCCCGATGACCGACGGTGGTGAGCCCGTCAACGACGACGGATCTCCGCCAGAGCCTCGCGCTGACGGCGGCGAGGTCAGCAGCGACGAGATGGCGAGCGCGGATGTCGGTGACGCCGGATCCGGCGACGACCAGTAA
- a CDS encoding cobalamin B12-binding domain-containing protein gives MSAEQQRTIRCLVAKVGLDGHDRGAHVIARAFRDAGFEVIYSGLHKAPDEIVRAAVQEDVDVLGISILSGAHNTLVPKVVEGLKEYGAFEDTLLLVGGVIPDDDRATLKEEGVAEVFGPGTELEETIEFVRENVPER, from the coding sequence ATGAGCGCCGAACAGCAACGTACCATCCGGTGTCTCGTCGCAAAGGTCGGTCTCGACGGCCACGACCGGGGTGCACACGTGATCGCCCGCGCCTTCCGTGACGCCGGATTCGAGGTGATCTACTCCGGACTCCACAAAGCGCCCGACGAGATCGTACGGGCCGCGGTCCAGGAGGACGTCGACGTGCTCGGGATTTCGATCCTCTCGGGGGCGCACAACACGCTCGTCCCGAAGGTCGTCGAAGGCCTGAAAGAGTACGGAGCGTTTGAGGACACCCTGCTGCTCGTCGGCGGCGTGATCCCGGATGACGACAGGGCGACGCTCAAGGAGGAGGGCGTCGCCGAGGTGTTCGGCCCCGGAACGGAGCTCGAAGAGACGATCGAGTTCGTGAGAGAGAACGTGCCCGAGCGATGA
- a CDS encoding DUF7475 family protein, which produces MGTTHSANQESVFNRPSNPIGYVAILMALITGVLHLVASTNAVEMSQLLAVLFILNGLGFMGGAVLYVTRFWRRWLFIVAAIYAFVTILALFPVQGWGVEAFYMDGSLNPLAVITKATEAVLAVCAVYLYVASGEQSEIRAQTP; this is translated from the coding sequence ATGGGTACAACCCATTCAGCGAATCAAGAGTCAGTTTTCAATCGTCCGTCCAACCCGATCGGGTATGTTGCCATTCTGATGGCACTGATCACGGGTGTACTACATCTTGTAGCATCGACGAATGCCGTCGAAATGAGTCAGCTACTTGCTGTTCTGTTTATTCTCAATGGTCTCGGGTTTATGGGAGGGGCTGTACTGTACGTGACTCGGTTCTGGCGACGCTGGTTGTTTATTGTCGCAGCCATCTACGCGTTCGTAACGATTCTGGCACTGTTCCCGGTACAGGGCTGGGGTGTAGAAGCGTTCTACATGGATGGATCTCTCAATCCACTCGCGGTGATCACGAAAGCTACCGAGGCCGTGCTCGCAGTCTGTGCAGTCTATCTGTATGTAGCCAGTGGCGAGCAATCAGAGATCCGTGCACAAACCCCCTGA
- a CDS encoding DUF7541 family protein, with product MSEETLLPEQHRKSSPWPMLIALGVVFSEVGIVLGLVPVAIGGLLLLLGSVGGILRETEYVASPWTVFVGLSAVLVAIGVGLFTFAGGTITQSLTISADNSGIAVRGLSIAMAGLLGIVLTPLLRARLPEQPTI from the coding sequence ATGAGTGAGGAGACCCTACTCCCCGAGCAACACCGGAAGTCGAGCCCGTGGCCCATGTTGATCGCGCTCGGCGTCGTATTCTCCGAAGTGGGGATTGTCCTCGGTCTGGTCCCGGTTGCTATCGGCGGCCTTCTGCTGCTGCTCGGGAGCGTCGGGGGTATCCTTCGCGAGACGGAGTACGTTGCCAGTCCATGGACGGTGTTTGTCGGTCTCTCGGCGGTACTGGTGGCGATCGGAGTCGGGCTGTTTACGTTCGCGGGCGGGACGATCACCCAGAGTCTTACAATCTCGGCAGACAACAGTGGGATCGCAGTTCGCGGGCTCTCGATCGCGATGGCGGGACTGCTCGGTATCGTACTTACGCCACTCTTGCGGGCCCGGTTGCCCGAACAGCCGACGATCTGA
- a CDS encoding small multi-drug export protein, with translation MDLIAGLDAIDRADGPLAYLLVFVFAAIPVVEVLVVIPFGVAVGLDPLLVGLAAATGNLSTVYLVVVASDWSLEFVRRRYGDPTDESDSKTVRRARRIWDKYGLPGVALAAPVTTGAHLAAVLGLAFGSSRQRVFAWMTGSLVLWSAAIAAASWYGMESLLRIVG, from the coding sequence ATGGATCTCATTGCCGGACTCGACGCGATTGACCGCGCAGATGGCCCCCTCGCGTATCTGCTGGTGTTCGTCTTCGCGGCGATCCCGGTCGTCGAGGTGCTCGTGGTCATCCCCTTTGGCGTCGCAGTTGGGCTCGACCCGCTTCTCGTCGGCCTCGCCGCGGCGACGGGGAATCTCTCGACGGTCTACCTCGTGGTCGTCGCCTCCGACTGGAGCCTCGAGTTCGTTCGACGACGATACGGCGATCCGACTGACGAATCGGACTCGAAGACGGTGCGTCGCGCCCGTCGGATCTGGGACAAATACGGCCTACCGGGCGTCGCGCTGGCCGCGCCGGTAACGACCGGCGCACATCTTGCCGCAGTGCTGGGGCTTGCCTTTGGATCCTCGCGCCAGCGAGTGTTTGCCTGGATGACGGGGAGTCTCGTCCTCTGGTCCGCCGCGATCGCCGCCGCATCGTGGTACGGAATGGAGAGTCTGCTGCGGATCGTCGGGTGA